The following proteins are co-located in the Tachysurus vachellii isolate PV-2020 chromosome 19, HZAU_Pvac_v1, whole genome shotgun sequence genome:
- the mical1 gene encoding F-actin-monooxygenase mical1 — MTEPVNSGHVVFERFALAQTCKEVQQKFGELCHHLELDAQDYRHFYSKLKERLNYWKAKELWQKIDKRAAHPDYEQGKSCANTKCLVLGAGPCGLRTAVELALLGAQVVLLEKRTSFSRNNVLHLWPYTIRDLRNLGAKKFYGKFCSGSLDHISIRQLQLILLKLALLLGVEVHTGVTYNGLVEPQASGTGWRALLHPESHPASSYQFDVFISAGGGRFVPDGFKRKELRGKLAIGITANFINHFTTAEAQVPEISGVARIYNQKFFQQLQTEMGIDLENIVYYKDDTHYFVMTAKKNSLLKKGVIKEDHSNVEQLLAPANVDSKALLNYAYEAASFSTGHKLPNLEFVKNYKGEADVAMFDFTCMHRAENSCMVMERRGKKLLIGLVGDCLVEPFWPLGTGIARGFLAAFDTAWMVRSWGKGKPHIQVLAERESVYQLLSQTTPENTSKNYSAYSINPSTRYPNVNMSSMKPTQVQHLYNFEDYLDSNKSSQKEKVSLCNKYQASLRRVVDLLNWCQKHTAWCDRVKVKDLSHSWRSGLALCALIQHFRPKLIDVSTLDENNAAYNNQMAFDILQKEFGITPIMSASDIASSKEIDQLSMVLYLTQVHNAFTQAPKPAEQASWKSLSLAKTRSAVFFLNKLKHNSLQRRKERLAAKREEKEQDMREEEKKTGLMSTAPVADVGSSELCYFCNQQLYVLERGSAEGKFFHRSCFTCQQCGTTLRQGGYTFHSDTGRFFCEQHSEPEEEKKEKKKTEQSDQSAGAEDLNRPQDGDSEQIEEQNGKNEASQNEHREESVFNVTPRIFRSIKRKGSYKISIDPDCDETTESNMYTEQEDQLVLSCAKDVVTNMSGMPTELGPVSQTQPKDKDVQKSEVSSCPVAIPVPVPAPRGSRVPVPKPRTIHNVVSLPTETEANRDPNPDLSGFTSEAITAPENDKDSETPYTQTENGLKMDSESKPKLSLKKLQLTAEEKTELINFTFSQDSDSETPASSSSTSSSSRPQDRGGVEEEGYSSGGASWGHIRQKRLRRGLRRKEEVQKECQFHPGRVRSKFSPWNLSSPRLQHRFSVLQIHPSAICQEDSDDEVNGDDDDEEEDDEENEEDFTLENFTDSQAVPVNLSKAEKQELMKMRTLERRAKMSELQRLRKAQSIQRRLEEIEVTFKDLEEKGVVLERSLRGEAGSDASTVMIDQWIDLVQQKNALVSEESDLMVASRQLELEDKQSMLELELRRYMEIEDSEKTAEQRADEEQILQQMLEVVDMRNSLVAFLEEKRLKEVEEEQLCSSLVENKRLSTAGAQVHWA, encoded by the exons ATGACTGAACCTGTTAATTCAGGTCATGTCGTGTTTGAACGCTTTGCGTTGGCTCAGACATGCAAAGAGGTGCAGCAGAAATTCGGTGAGTTATGTCACCATCTAGAGCTGGACGCCCAGGACTACCGCCACTTTTACAGTAAGCTGAAGGAGAGGCTGAACTACTGGAAAGCAAAAGAACTCTGGCAGAAGATTGACAAGAGGGCAGCACACCCAGACTATGAGCAGGGCAAATCCTGTGCCAATACAAAG TGTTTAGTTCTGGGAGCAGGCCCATGCGGCTTAAGGACAGCAGTAGAGTTAGCTCTGCTAGGTGCACAGGTAGTCTTGTTGGAAAAGAGAACATCATTCTCCAGGAATAATGTCCTGCATCTGTGGCCATATACCATCCGAGACTTACGTAATCTTGGCGCAAAGAAGTTCTATGGCAAATTCTGCTCAGGTTCTCTCGACCACATTA GTATCCGGCAATTGCAGTTGATTTTGCTGAAGCTGGCTCTGCTTTTGGGGGTTGAGGTTCACACTGGAGTGACCTATAATGGTTTGGTTGAACCTCAAGCATCAGGAACAG GCTGGAGAGCTTTGTTGCATCCCGAGTCTCACCCTGCTTCTTCCTATCAGTTTGACGTTTTCATTTCAGCTGGAGGAGGAAGATTTGTACCTGATG ggtTTAAGAGAAAAGAGCTGAGAGGGAAGCTGGCCATCGGTATCACGGCTAACTTCATTAACCACTTCACCACAGCCGAGGCTCAGGTGCCAGAGATCAGCGGCGTAGCACGGATTTACAACCAGAAATTCTTTCAGCAGCTTCAAACAGAGATGG GTATTGATCTGGAGAACATAGTCTACTATAAAGATGACACTCACTACTTTGTCATGACTGCCAAGAAAAACAGTCTACTGAAGAAGGGGGTCATCAAGGAA gaCCACTCTAACGTGGAGCAGCTGTTAGCCCCTGCAAACGTTGACAGTAAAGCTTTACTGAACTATGCATATGAGGCTGCCTCATTTTCCACAGGCCACAAACTTCCTAACCTCGAATTCGTAAAGAATTACAAGGGAGAAGCCGACGTAGCCATGTTCGACTTCACCTGCATGCACCGTGCCGAGAACTCCTGCATGGTGATGGAGCGCAGAGGCAAGAAACTCCTCATTGGTCTGGTGGGAGACTGCCTGGTGGAG CCCTTTTGGCCCTTGGGGACGGGAATTGCACGAGGGTTCCTGGCTGCTTTTGACACTGCGTGGATGGTGAGGAGTTGGGGAAAAGGAAAGCCACATATACAGGTTCTTGCAGAGAG GGAAAGTGTGTATCAGTTACTATCACAGACCACACCTGAGAACACGAGCAAGAACTACTCTGCCTACAGCATTAATCCCAGCACCCGTTACCCCAATGTGAACATGTCCTCCATGAAACCTACACAA GTACAGCATCTGTATAATTTTGAGGACTACTTGGATAGCAACAAATCCAGCCAAAAGGAAAAAGTTtcattatgtaataaatatcaaG CTTCCCTGCGACGTGTGGTGGACCTGCTGAACTGGTGTCAGAAACACACAGCCTGGTGTGATAGGGTCAAGGTGAAAGACCTGAGTCACTCATGGAGATCTGGCCTGGCACTCTGCGCCCTGATCCAGCACTTCAGACCCAAACTCAT AGACGTGTCCACTCTGGATGAAAATAATGCCGCATACAACAACCAGATGGCCTTCGACATTCTCCAGAAGGAGTTTGGCATCACACCCATCATGTCTGCCAGTGACATTGCCTCTAGCAAGGAGATTGATCAACTGTCTATGGTGCTCTACCTCACTCAGGTCCACAATGCCTTCACTCAGGCTCCCAAGCCAGCAG AGCAAGCAAGCTGGAAGTCTCTTTCCTTAGCTAAAACCCGCTCCGCCGTCTTTTTCCTGAACAAGCTGAAGCACAACTCTCTCCAGAGACGCAAG GAGCGTCTGGCTGctaagagagaagaaaaggaacAAGATatgagggaggaagagaaaaagacaggc CTCATGTCCACAGCGCCTGTGGCAGACGTAGGAAGCAGCGAGCTGTGTTACTTCTGCAATCAGCAGCTCTACGTGCTGGAGAGGGGCAGCGCTGAGGGCAAGTTCTTCCACCGCAGCTGCTTCACATGCCAGCAATGTGGCACCACACTGCGCCAGGGAGGATACACCTTTCACTCCGACACAG GGAGGTTTTTTTGTGAGCAGCATTCTGAgccagaggaggagaagaaagagaagaaaaaaacagagcaatCAGATCAATCTGCAGGTGCAGAG GATCTTAACAGGCCACAGGACGGAGACAGTGAGCAAATCGAGGAACAAAATGGGAAAAATGAAGCGAGTCAAAACGAGCACAGGGAAGagagtgtgtttaatgtgacTCCTCGGATCTTTCGTTCTATAAAGAGAAAAGGCTCCTATAAAATATCTATAGATCCAGACTGTGATGAAACCACAGAGTCTAATATGTACACAGAGCAAGAGGACCAGCTGGTATTGAGTTGTGCCAAAGATGTTGTGACCAATATGTCTGGCATGCCTACAGAATTGGGGCCAGTAAGCCAGACACAGCCAAAGGACAAAGATGTCCAAAAAAGTGAggtgtcttcctgtcctgttgCTATCCCTGTGCCAGTGCCAGCACCACGCGGTTCCCGAGTGCCTGTCCCTAAACCCCGCACCATCCATAACGTAGTGTCCTTGCCCACTGAAACCGAGGCGAACCGAGATCCGAACCCAGACCTCAGTGGCTTCACATCAGAGGCAATCACAGCTCCAGAAAATGACAAGGACTCTGAAACTCCTTACACTCAGACTGAAAACGGCCTGAAAATGGACAGTGAATCCAAACCCAAGCTATCGCTTAAGAAACTCCAGTTGACAGCCGAGGAAAAAACGGAGCTCATAAACTTTACCTTCAGCCAGGACTCGGACTCAGAGACCCCGGCGTCCTCGTCGTCTACATCCTCATCTTCCAGGCCACAGGACagaggaggagtggaagaggaggGTTACTCGAGTGGGGGTGCATCATGGGGTCACATTCGACAGAAAAGGCTTCGCCGGGGTTTGAGAAGGAAAGAAGAGGTTCAGAAAGAGTGTCAATTTCACCCGGGAAGAGTCAGATCCAAGTTCTCCCCCTGGAACCTGTCCTCACCACGGCTACAGCATCGCTTCAGTGTGCTGCAGATCCATCCTTCAG CAATCTGTCAGGAGGATTCAGATGATGAGGtcaatggtgatgatgatgatgaagaagaagatgatgaagagaaTGAAGAGGATTTTACTCTGGAGAATTTCACGGATAGCCAG GCTGTACCAGTGAACCTGTCCAAAGCAGAGAAACAGGAGCTGATGAAGATGAGGACTCTGGAGCGAAGAGCCAAGATGAGCGAACTCCAGCGCTTGCGTAAAGCTCAG TCTATCCAGAGGAGGCTGGAGGAGATTGAAGTGACATTTAAAGACCTGGAGGAGAAGGGAGTAGTGCTAGAGAGATCACTCAGAGGAGAAGCTG GCTCTGATGCCTCAACAGTCATGATTGACCAGTGGATTGACTTGGTCCAGCAGAAGAATGCTCTGGTTTCAGAGGAATCTGATCTCATGGTGGC ATCTCGACAGCTGGAACTGGAGGACAAGCAGAGCATGCTGGAGCTGGAGCTACGTCGCTATATGGAGATAGAAG ATTCTGAGAAGACTGCAGAGCAACGGGCAGATGAGGAACAAATCCTGCAGCAGATGCTGGAGGTGGTGGACATGAGAAATTCTCTTGTGGCCTTCCTGGAGGAGAAGAGACTTAAAGAGGTGGAGGAGGAACAGCTGTGCTCCTCACTGGTGGAGAACAAAAGACTATCTACTGCTGGAGCTCAGGTACACTGGGCGTGA